The nucleotide sequence CCAGGTCCCACCTGCTGGGCCCTGGGGGTTGGGCGGGGCAGTTATACCCCCCTTCCTTTCACATCCACAGGAATCCCCTCCATAACCCAGGCCTGGGGACTGTGGGTCCTCTTCGGAGCTGTGACGCTGCTGTTTCTCATCTCGCTGGCTGCACACTTGTCCCAGTGGATCAGGGGCCGGAGCAGGAGCCATCCGGGGCAGGGACGGTGGGTAACAGACAACAGGGATGGGTTGACTGAGAGTTCTTTCTTACCGAGAAGTCCCCACTCATCCCCTGAACTCTGTGTTGCAGCTCTGGAGGGTCTGTGGAAGAGGTTCCGCTGTATGGGAACCTGCATTATCTACAGACAGGTAGGGAGCTGGCAGAGAGGAGGGGCACAGAGGCCAGGTCCTGGGTGGCTGGAATGGGGGTGTGCAGGAGCAGGGACAAGTTGCTGACCAGATTCCTGTTCCCTGTCCCAGGACGGCTGTCTCAAGACCCAGGACCAGACCAGCAGGATCCAACTCCTGGAGGCCCTGCCAGGGTGAGTCAGCTGTGGCTGGAgaaaagggggagggaaggaagtgggGGGCTTTTCGGGCTTTTCCAAGGGTCCAGTGAACTTCTAACAGCCTTGCATCTCCAGGCTGCAGAGGAGGTGATGTGCTACACCAGCCTACAGCTGCGGCCTCCTCAGGGTCGGATCCCAGGCCCTGGGACCCCCATCAAGTACTCGGAGGTGGTGCTGGACTCTGAGCCAAAGTCCCAGGCCTTGGGCCCCGAGCCGGAGCTCTATGCCTCAGTATGTGCCCAGACCCGCAGGGCCCGAGCCTCCTTCCCCGATCAGGCCTATGCCAACAGCCAGCCTGCAGCCAGCTGAGATGGAGGGCCTGGCACAGCGGGGCATGCACTGCCCCAGCCCCCTGTAGCAGGGGCATGACTGTTTCCCAACCAGCACCCAAAGACGGGCGCCATTGCCAAGTCACAGGATGTGATCTACCCTGGACTTCCTATCTGAGCGTCGAGGGAGACATCTCGGCAAAGCTTTTGTGATGGAGGAGGCAAAGACAGTAGCCccctcctcatttcttttttctatctgTTCCTCTTAGCCCCCAAACTCCCAGGTTCTCACTTCCTTCTTCTGGAGTTTAACCAGATcctccccacccccgctcccTCATAGTCTACCCCCACGCCTCAGTGTCTCCTCAGGCACAGGAAGTAGGCGGTGGGGGAGGAGTAAGGGCCTGacagtgggtgggtgggtatATTCCTCGGGAGCTCACAGACTGGAGCAGACCTGGAACTTAGAGACGGGAAGGACCCGAGCCTGGCTTTTGACCCAAGAACCCTGGCAGGAGAATACAGTCTCCATCCTGCTGTCTCTGCCCTGTCCCCaagttttcaaataaaactttCCAAAAAGTGTTTAGATTTTAACCTAGAAGGCTGAAGACTTGCAAAGGGCCCCGCAGATGGGGGTGAGTTTGCTGTCTGCACGGAGCTCTTTCTGGGGGTGCCTAGCTGGGGATGAGGGGCCAAGAGGGGCTGCAGCATCAACAGGGCAGAGGTGGGCGCCGGGGTGGAGCGCCGGAGCTCAGCTCCTCAGCTGCTCTTGCTGCTGCTAGAACATCCCCGGGATCTGCACTCAGAGCCACTGCATTCCCCCTGGGGACTGCAAGCTCACAGTCCTGAGCTACTCTCCCCTTGACCTCTATAACTGCCAGCACCTCTACAACCTGCCAGCCTGATTCCTTCATCAAGTCCCCCAACCTGACCTTCCCCATCTGCTATGAGTCCCACCTATACCCCTGTTTTGACATCAGTAGCCTTATCTGCACTTAGTCACCGTATACCCCCAGAGGCCCTCTCCTTACCCCATCACTGTGGCAGGGGTCCATCTCCACTCACtctctcccaccctggcctcccaaagtgctgggattacaggcacgagccaccgtgcccggccttcacTCTCTCAGTTGTCACCTGCAGTCTTGGCAACAGTTTTGCTTGTCACCACTTTCATTTTAATCCCCATCTAATTTGTCCTGCCTGTCCACCCATTTACCTCCTGATTCTTaaccccagcctcctgccccaTATAGTATGATACATCAGCCAGTTGGCACAGAGGTTAGGACTCTGGGCTCGGGAGCCCATCTGTCTGCATTCAAATTCCATGtctaccacttaccagctgtgtgttCTTGGGCAACTGTGCCTCGGTTTCTGAATCTGTAAGATTGAGAGGATATTAATGGTGTTTACTTCAAAAAAAGGTGGTTGTGAGGCAAAACGAGTTACcatttgtaaagcacttagacAATAAATGCTCAACAATGCTACACAttattaaaataagagaaatatagGCTCCTCTATGGAAGCTCACAGGTGAAGTGACTTCTAGGTAGAGACATGACACATAGTAGGAATCTGCCAGGAGAGGCAAAGGACAGAAAATGCTTCAAGGCAGAGGGAACCACAGGCAAAGGAGAGGCTTATTCAGAGGACCTGGCAGAAGTGCATTAGGCACAGCCGGAGGGTAGAGTGAGATGGGGGCAATGGTAAGATGAGGCTGGAGGAGCAGACAGAGCCAGACCACACTGCGCCCGTAAGTCATGCCAAGGAGCTTGGGCTTTATCCTGCAGGGGAGGTGAAAGGGAGTCACTGAAGGTTTTAAGCGAGGGATGAACACAGTGAGCTAAAGGCTCTAACTGCAGTGGTTGCTGTGCTGAGCTAGTGGTCAGCAGTCTGGAGTCAGGCAGCATCTTTCAGAGGCTGTTGCAAGATTTAAGCGAGAGGGGATAGTGGCAGTGGCGGTGGGGATGCAGAAGAGGGATGGATTACAAAGAGATGtttagggttttaaaaaaaagCCCCACCTATCACATCTTCCAGCTTTCTGGTTAGAGCCTGTAACATCTGCCAACCCAAATCCTcattataataatacagcataGCTCCAAGTTGGTTTCAGCTCTTCACCTTCCTCACCTggcaatctctctctctctctctctctctctcacacacacacacacacacacacacacacacacacacaccctccaccCCTTAAGCCCATCTGTGATCCATCTCTCTAGCAAAAGCTCCAACCTGTTAAACCTTTTCTAGGCTATTTCAAGGTCTAGGCCATCTCCCCAGGGCCTCTGTAGAGGCCGGACGCGCTTGACAGATCTTTCTGAGGCTTGAGGGGCTGAAGAAAGGAGAAGCTGAGGCTTTCACTTCCAAGCTTCTCTTCTTCCCACTTGGAGTGCCACAGGAAGCCACAGAGGAGGAAGCCGTGCGCCTGATTCCGTCCTGGTGATCCCAATTTGAAGGGGAACACCCTTCCCTAAAGCCCACGCCCCTACACACGCCACAAATGCCCCTGGGTCCCCGGACCTCTGAGGACCCCATCCTGGGCCTCCCCAAGAGAGGCCCAGGTCGCGGTTAAGGGCAGATAGCTGGGCCTgcgggggaaggagggaggcttCGGGGGCGGACACCGGATGCGGGGAACCACCGGCAGCGTGATGTGGGGTTCTGAGGGCTGCGGTGCTTCTGAAGATGGCTCAGCGTCGCGCCAGGTGGACGTGAGAGCTTTACTCTGGAGGAGGCGGGGGTTGGGGTCCCGGCTACCCACCCGGACAAGCCAAGGGCTCAAACGCCCCCAACCCAGCCCACAGATATCGCCGAAGCCGGCCCAGACCCACCCGGCTCGCTGCCTCCGCCCGCTTAGGACTGAGCCCGCAGCGCCGCCGCCTGGTAAGGGGCGGAGTTGCCAACCACATCTGCGCAGGCGGGATGCAGCCTGGCCCGCGGCATCCTGGGAGTTGTAGTCCTGACGCTTCGGGGCCGCCCCAGCGTCTGGTCCCTGACGGCGCGCAGTGAGGACCCCGCGGCTCCCCCCGCAGTCGCCTCCCAAGTTCGCGGAACGCAGCTGACCGACTCCCTCTGGACTAGGTGACATGACTGCTCCCAAGCAGTCGTCTGTAAACTGAGTTTctgtaaaacattttgttttattttattttatttttattttttattttttatttttttttgagacggagtcttgctctgtcacccaggctggagtgcagtggcgcgatctcggctcactacaagctccgcctcccgggttcacgccattctcctgcctcagcctcccgagtggctgggactacaggcgcccgctaccactcccggctaatttttttttttttggtatttttagtagagacggggttttaccgtgttagccaggatggtcttgatctcctgaccttgtgatccgcccgtctcggcctcccaaagtgctgggattacaggcttgagccaccgcgcccggcccattttatttttcatgtgtgATTGTAGCGGGGTACGATTTGAACTTTTTGTTTTCCGTCCCTTAGCCCGGGTCCACTGTCTTCTCTCTCCTGTACCGTCCGTTTTCTTACCTTCTTACCTCATCTCCATCACCGAGGCCCTCAGCCCTGAACACTTGGACTGGGCAGCTTCTCTATTGATTCCTGAACCTGGAATTTAAGACACCTTCCGAGGGCCCCCCTCGCCACACCCTCTAGTTGATCAACTCACAAATACCTGTGATTTCTCTCTCCGTCTCCTTGGCCAGGTACTTCCCTAGTGGACTCCTTTCCCTCACTGGTGTAGCATTCCAGCCAGAAGGAGTGCCTGTCCCCCAGCGCCCCATTCCCAGGGACAGACCCTCATGGGGAGCCCCTAGGGCCCCAGCTGCCCCCACTCTTTCTTAAAGCCCAGCTAGGAGGATAGGGACACACTGAAAACGGAAGAGGAAGGGTCTCCGGGACAGTCAAAGGTTCAACAGCaggaagttctttttttctttttcctttttttttttgaaacgaagtcttgctcttgtcgcccaggctggagtgcaatggcaggatctctgctcact is from Macaca mulatta isolate MMU2019108-1 chromosome 15, T2T-MMU8v2.0, whole genome shotgun sequence and encodes:
- the SIT1 gene encoding signaling threshold-regulating transmembrane adapter 1: MNQADPRLRAVCLWTLTSAAMSRGDNCTDLLTLGIPSITQAWGLWVLFGAVTLLFLISLAAHLSQWIRGRSRSHPGQGRSGGSVEEVPLYGNLHYLQTGRLSQDPGPDQQDPTPGGPARAAEEVMCYTSLQLRPPQGRIPGPGTPIKYSEVVLDSEPKSQALGPEPELYASVCAQTRRARASFPDQAYANSQPAAS
- the LOC144334642 gene encoding uncharacterized protein LOC144334642 — translated: MSPSPEGVGQLRSANLGGDCGGSRGVLTARRQGPDAGAAPKRQDYNSQDAAGQAASRLRRCGWQLRPLPGGGAAGSVLSGRRQRAGWVWAGFGDICGLGWGRLSPWLVRIQKPRHSCPRTHSCHS